A genomic region of Cloacibacillus sp. contains the following coding sequences:
- a CDS encoding CvpA family protein has translation MSGWNYWDLFILILGCYFIIRGCCRGFVGEVITLAGFLASFYLSFHYCGAMSGIIAHSMGINP, from the coding sequence TTGAGCGGATGGAACTACTGGGATCTCTTCATTTTGATCCTGGGCTGTTATTTCATCATCCGGGGCTGCTGCAGAGGCTTCGTCGGCGAAGTGATAACTCTTGCCGGCTTCCTCGCATCGTTTTACCTCTCGTTCCATTACTGCGGAGCAATGAGCGGCATCATCGCGCACTCTATGGGAATAAACCCA